From Haloglomus litoreum, the proteins below share one genomic window:
- a CDS encoding ferritin-like domain-containing protein — MSLSYPVASDHQLARLLQIGMVLEEVVEARAHKHYESLDEGERDAELEALLEGAAEESAGHRAELESLVDELEGDPVAYEEIEELVAARYEADTDTDGVLYDQLASEETAYKFYDDLVTAIEGSDVRFSVDRDRLLETLVAIREDEAEGVEEVTRLMEARE; from the coding sequence GTGAGCCTCTCGTACCCGGTCGCCTCCGACCACCAGCTCGCCCGGCTCCTCCAGATCGGGATGGTGCTCGAGGAGGTCGTCGAGGCCCGCGCCCACAAGCACTACGAGTCCCTCGACGAGGGAGAACGGGACGCCGAGCTGGAGGCACTGCTGGAGGGGGCCGCCGAAGAGTCGGCCGGCCACCGGGCCGAACTCGAATCGCTCGTCGACGAGCTGGAGGGCGACCCGGTCGCCTACGAGGAGATCGAGGAACTCGTCGCGGCCCGCTACGAGGCCGATACGGACACCGACGGCGTCCTCTACGATCAGCTCGCCAGCGAGGAGACCGCCTACAAGTTCTACGACGACCTCGTCACCGCCATCGAGGGCTCGGACGTGCGCTTCAGCGTCGACCGCGACCGCCTGCTGGAGACGCTCGTTGCGATCCGCGAGGACGAGGCCGAGGGCGTCGAGGAGGTCACCCGACTGATGGAGGCCCGCGAATGA
- a CDS encoding YbhB/YbcL family Raf kinase inhibitor-like protein: MERRALLATLGSAVTTAVAGCITIGGSPPTPDGMTVRSPAFDDGGTIPTAYTCDGVGRSPPFTFANLPEPTEAVALTCRYPNSLAQNFDHWLLWNVPPERGEIPAGLPATETLSALGGARQGLNGIGEVGYLPVCPPPTLGAEEYRFRLYALRRPLDLPGGANQERFEEALEGAVLSSIRYVGFYDRPDGTTGTARGR, encoded by the coding sequence ATGGAGCGGCGCGCGCTGCTGGCGACGCTGGGCTCGGCGGTGACGACCGCCGTCGCTGGCTGTATCACCATCGGTGGAAGTCCGCCGACCCCGGACGGGATGACGGTGCGGTCGCCCGCCTTCGACGACGGCGGCACCATCCCGACGGCGTACACCTGCGACGGGGTCGGGCGGTCACCGCCGTTCACCTTCGCTAATCTCCCCGAGCCGACGGAGGCGGTCGCGCTCACCTGTCGGTACCCGAACAGCCTCGCGCAGAACTTCGACCACTGGCTGCTCTGGAACGTCCCGCCCGAGCGCGGCGAGATCCCCGCCGGGCTCCCGGCCACGGAGACGCTCTCGGCGCTGGGTGGCGCCCGGCAGGGGCTGAACGGTATCGGCGAGGTGGGGTACCTCCCGGTCTGCCCGCCGCCGACGCTCGGCGCGGAGGAGTACCGCTTCCGGCTGTACGCCCTCCGGCGACCGCTGGACCTCCCGGGCGGCGCGAATCAGGAGCGGTTCGAGGAGGCGCTGGAGGGGGCCGTCCTCTCGAGCATCCGCTACGTGGGGTTCTACGACCGACCGGACGGGACCACCGGGACCGCACGCGGTCGGTAG
- a CDS encoding TMEM165/GDT1 family protein, producing the protein MAGWLEVLVAAATLQLLVLPGEKVQLIIAGLSTKYNPYIVVAGAGVAFAGWTALEIVFGEALQRALPAVYLDAITGGLFLLFGVVLAYTALGLDESGDGVTTDGSGEYGGQDASAEGTALPGPQTEAITERVPEGYRGFVPAFTISAFGEFGDKTQLVTIGLAVQYGAHPAIWLGEMLVIIPVSLATALVSHRLSHLITVERRRYVYLGSAALFFLFAADTAAEYVFGGGFLPV; encoded by the coding sequence ATGGCCGGTTGGCTGGAGGTTCTCGTGGCTGCCGCGACGCTCCAGTTGCTCGTCCTCCCCGGCGAGAAGGTCCAGCTCATCATCGCCGGGCTGTCGACGAAGTACAACCCCTACATCGTCGTCGCGGGCGCGGGCGTGGCGTTCGCGGGGTGGACCGCGCTCGAGATCGTCTTCGGTGAGGCACTCCAGCGGGCGCTCCCGGCCGTCTACCTCGACGCCATCACCGGCGGGCTGTTCTTGCTGTTCGGTGTCGTGCTCGCGTACACGGCACTCGGGCTGGACGAGAGCGGCGACGGCGTGACGACGGATGGAAGCGGTGAGTACGGTGGGCAAGACGCCAGCGCGGAGGGGACCGCCCTGCCCGGACCACAGACCGAGGCCATCACCGAACGGGTTCCAGAGGGGTACCGGGGGTTCGTTCCGGCGTTCACCATCAGCGCGTTCGGGGAGTTCGGCGACAAGACCCAGCTCGTCACCATCGGGCTGGCGGTCCAGTACGGGGCGCATCCGGCCATCTGGCTGGGCGAGATGCTGGTCATCATCCCGGTGAGTCTGGCGACCGCGCTGGTCTCGCACCGTCTCTCGCACCTGATCACCGTCGAGCGGCGCCGGTACGTCTACCTCGGCTCGGCGGCGCTGTTCTTCCTGTTCGCCGCCGACACCGCCGCAGAGTACGTGTTCGGCGGCGGGTTCCTGCCCGTCTGA
- a CDS encoding GNAT family N-acetyltransferase, with product MIVRRAATDDAAAIERVARATWRADYPEVLNRENAAEAAGDWYDEHSLKATIERENALVLVASLGDEVVGFAHAYVGADRGDLLRLYVAPGYRDRGVGTALVDRMVDDLFDEGVEAVQAMVLAANDQGRAFYEARGFELVSEDAETLIDGELYPECAYRLERED from the coding sequence ATGATCGTTCGGCGAGCAGCGACCGACGACGCCGCGGCCATCGAGCGGGTGGCCCGCGCGACGTGGCGGGCGGACTACCCGGAGGTGCTGAACCGGGAGAACGCGGCCGAGGCGGCCGGCGACTGGTACGACGAGCACTCACTGAAGGCGACCATCGAACGCGAGAACGCGCTGGTCCTCGTCGCCAGCCTGGGCGACGAGGTGGTGGGGTTCGCCCACGCCTACGTCGGCGCCGACCGTGGTGACCTGCTCAGGCTGTACGTCGCGCCGGGCTACCGCGACCGCGGTGTCGGAACGGCACTCGTGGACCGCATGGTCGACGATCTGTTCGACGAGGGTGTCGAGGCGGTCCAGGCGATGGTGCTGGCAGCCAACGACCAGGGCCGGGCCTTCTACGAGGCCCGCGGGTTCGAGCTGGTCTCCGAGGACGCGGAGACGCTCATCGACGGGGAACTGTACCCCGAATGCGCGTACCGGCTCGAGCGCGAGGACTGA
- a CDS encoding class I SAM-dependent methyltransferase — translation MGFHTYDVEKAEALEDPGRYEYVSVDELLALFEPAGEVADLGSGTGFYTDDVAPYAETVHAVDVQAEMHDLYREKGTPDNVRFVTAEVADLPFADDALDGAFSTMTYHEFASDAALAELARVVRPDGLVGIADWSAEGEGNNGPPRSERFAAADAVEAFQGADFTVERAQERRETFVLSARKD, via the coding sequence ATGGGATTCCACACGTACGACGTGGAGAAGGCCGAGGCGCTGGAGGACCCCGGCCGGTACGAGTACGTCTCCGTCGACGAACTGCTCGCGCTGTTCGAGCCTGCCGGCGAGGTCGCCGACCTCGGCAGCGGGACGGGCTTCTACACGGACGACGTGGCGCCGTACGCCGAGACGGTCCACGCCGTCGATGTGCAGGCCGAGATGCACGACCTCTACCGGGAGAAGGGGACTCCCGACAACGTCCGGTTCGTGACCGCCGAGGTGGCCGACCTGCCGTTCGCGGACGACGCGCTCGACGGCGCGTTCTCGACGATGACCTACCACGAGTTCGCCTCGGACGCGGCGCTGGCCGAACTCGCCAGGGTGGTCCGCCCCGACGGACTCGTCGGCATCGCGGACTGGTCCGCCGAGGGCGAGGGGAACAACGGCCCGCCCCGGAGCGAACGGTTCGCCGCTGCCGACGCCGTCGAAGCGTTCCAGGGCGCGGACTTCACCGTCGAGCGCGCCCAGGAACGGCGGGAGACGTTCGTCCTCAGTGCACGGAAAGATTGA
- a CDS encoding metal-dependent transcriptional regulator: MNTQNQYLKAIYLVQEQEDGPASTGKVADALDVSPASANEMIGKLEAAGLADHEKYKGVDLTDEGIKRARDALQTYCIIERFLVEVLEVEEFRAEARQLESVIDETVGDRLDTIIDRDPSCPDCFDADLDVCCHLVSDLDIDVEVESEAAD, from the coding sequence ATGAACACCCAGAACCAGTACCTCAAGGCCATCTACCTGGTCCAGGAGCAGGAGGACGGCCCCGCCTCGACCGGCAAGGTCGCGGACGCGCTCGACGTCTCCCCGGCCTCGGCCAACGAGATGATCGGCAAGCTCGAGGCTGCCGGCCTCGCCGACCACGAGAAGTACAAGGGGGTCGACCTCACGGACGAGGGGATCAAGCGGGCCCGCGACGCGCTCCAGACCTACTGCATCATCGAGCGGTTCCTCGTCGAGGTGCTGGAGGTCGAGGAGTTCCGCGCCGAGGCCCGCCAGCTCGAGTCAGTCATCGACGAGACCGTCGGCGACCGCCTCGACACCATCATCGACCGGGACCCCTCGTGCCCGGACTGCTTCGACGCCGACCTCGACGTCTGCTGCCACCTCGTCTCCGACCTCGACATCGACGTCGAGGTCGAATCCGAGGCGGCGGACTGA
- the rpl12p gene encoding 50S ribosomal protein P1, translated as MEYVYAALILNETGEEINEDNLTGVLEAAGADVDESRVKALVAALEDVDIEEAVQGAAAVPAGGAGGAAGGAAGGAEAEEAEADEGGDDDDEAEEAEADEGGDDDDEDDASGEGLGELFG; from the coding sequence ATGGAATACGTTTACGCAGCACTCATCCTGAACGAGACGGGCGAAGAGATCAACGAAGACAACCTGACCGGCGTGCTGGAGGCTGCCGGCGCCGACGTCGACGAGTCCCGCGTCAAGGCCCTCGTGGCCGCGCTGGAGGACGTCGACATCGAGGAGGCCGTCCAGGGGGCCGCTGCGGTCCCGGCCGGCGGTGCCGGCGGCGCCGCTGGTGGTGCCGCGGGCGGTGCCGAGGCCGAGGAAGCCGAGGCCGACGAGGGCGGCGACGACGACGACGAGGCCGAGGAGGCCGAGGCCGACGAGGGCGGCGACGACGACGACGAGGACGACGCCAGCGGCGAGGGCCTCGGCGAGCTGTTCGGCTGA
- a CDS encoding 50S ribosomal protein L10 — protein sequence MSAEEAEAQAAAERKTEHIPEWKREEVDDLVETIESYESVGVVDIAGIPSRQLQDMRRELYGTAELRVSRNTLLVRALEEVDDGLEDLTEFVSGQVGLIGTNDNPFGLYQQLEASKTPAPINAGEVAPNDIVIPEGDTGIDPGPFVGELQQVGADARIQDGSIQVMSDSTVLEAGEEVSSDLANVLSELGIEPKEVGLDLRGVVSDGVMFDPEDLDIDIEEYRADIETAAARAQNLSINAGYPTAQTVPSMLGKGANEARSLAIEAAIESPDVAEDLVARADSQLRALAAVIDDDEALPEELRGTAPEPAGGDASPDTETDATEDEEEQADDQTEDAEADADDTDDDDDGGDGGEALGAMF from the coding sequence ATGAGCGCCGAGGAAGCCGAGGCCCAGGCGGCCGCCGAGCGCAAGACCGAGCACATCCCCGAGTGGAAGCGCGAGGAGGTCGACGACCTCGTCGAGACCATCGAGTCCTACGAGAGCGTCGGCGTCGTGGACATCGCGGGGATCCCCTCGCGACAGCTCCAGGACATGCGCCGGGAGCTCTACGGGACCGCGGAACTCCGCGTCTCCCGTAACACCCTGCTCGTCCGGGCGCTGGAGGAGGTCGACGATGGCCTCGAGGACCTGACGGAGTTCGTCTCCGGCCAGGTGGGCCTCATCGGGACCAACGACAACCCGTTCGGACTCTACCAGCAGCTCGAGGCGTCGAAGACGCCCGCGCCCATCAACGCCGGCGAGGTCGCGCCCAACGACATCGTCATCCCCGAGGGTGACACGGGCATCGACCCCGGACCGTTCGTGGGCGAGCTGCAGCAGGTCGGCGCCGACGCGCGCATCCAGGACGGCTCCATCCAGGTCATGTCCGACTCGACCGTCCTCGAGGCGGGCGAGGAGGTCAGCTCGGACCTGGCCAACGTTCTGAGCGAGCTCGGCATCGAGCCCAAGGAGGTCGGCCTCGACCTCCGTGGCGTCGTCTCCGACGGCGTCATGTTCGACCCGGAGGACCTCGACATCGACATCGAGGAGTACCGGGCCGACATCGAGACCGCGGCCGCTCGCGCGCAGAACCTGTCCATCAACGCCGGGTACCCGACCGCGCAGACGGTCCCCAGCATGCTGGGCAAGGGCGCCAACGAGGCGCGCTCGCTGGCCATCGAGGCGGCCATCGAGTCGCCCGACGTGGCCGAGGACCTCGTCGCGCGGGCCGACTCGCAGCTCCGCGCGCTCGCGGCTGTCATCGACGACGACGAGGCGCTGCCCGAGGAGCTCCGGGGGACTGCCCCCGAGCCGGCGGGCGGTGACGCGTCCCCCGACACCGAGACGGACGCCACCGAGGACGAGGAGGAACAGGCGGACGACCAGACCGAAGACGCCGAGGCCGACGCCGACGACACCGACGATGACGACGACGGTGGCGACGGTGGCGAAGCACTCGGTGCGATGTTCTGA
- a CDS encoding 50S ribosomal protein L1: protein MADQDIENAVAQAMEEAPPRNFRETVDLAINLRDIDLDDPSNRIDESIVLPSGTGQETRIVVFAEGETALRAEDVADEVLDSDDLEDLGDDTDRAKDLAEETDFFIAEQALMQDIGRYLGTVLGPRGKMPTPLSPDEDVVETVNRMKNTVQVRSRDRRTFHTRVGAEDMTADEIADNIDVIVRRMTADLEKGPQNIDRIFVKTTMGPAKEVPI, encoded by the coding sequence ATGGCAGATCAGGATATAGAGAACGCAGTCGCGCAAGCGATGGAGGAGGCCCCGCCGCGGAACTTCCGCGAGACGGTGGACCTCGCCATCAATCTGCGGGACATCGACCTAGACGACCCCAGTAACCGGATCGACGAGAGTATCGTCCTTCCATCCGGGACGGGGCAGGAGACACGTATCGTCGTCTTCGCCGAGGGGGAGACCGCCCTCCGCGCCGAGGACGTCGCCGACGAGGTACTCGACAGCGACGACCTCGAGGACCTCGGCGACGACACCGACCGGGCGAAGGACCTCGCCGAGGAGACCGACTTCTTCATCGCCGAGCAGGCGCTGATGCAGGACATCGGTCGCTACCTCGGGACCGTCCTGGGCCCGCGCGGGAAGATGCCGACCCCCCTCAGTCCGGACGAGGACGTGGTCGAGACCGTCAACCGCATGAAGAACACGGTCCAGGTCCGTTCGCGCGACCGACGCACCTTCCACACCCGCGTCGGCGCCGAGGACATGACCGCCGACGAGATCGCCGACAACATCGACGTGATCGTCCGGCGGATGACCGCGGACCTCGAGAAGGGGCCGCAGAACATCGACCGCATCTTCGTCAAGACCACCATGGGTCCGGCCAAGGAGGTGCCCATCTGA
- a CDS encoding rubrerythrin-like domain-containing protein — MSHFTDPYTASETTYECYDCSGRVVVDGHQGACPDCGGNVRNISVPRE, encoded by the coding sequence GTGAGCCACTTCACCGACCCGTACACGGCCAGCGAGACGACCTACGAGTGCTACGACTGCAGCGGCCGCGTCGTCGTCGACGGCCATCAGGGCGCCTGCCCCGACTGCGGCGGCAACGTCCGCAACATCTCCGTCCCGCGCGAGTGA
- a CDS encoding 50S ribosomal protein L11 yields MAGTIEVLVPGGQANPGPPLGPELGPTPVDVQAVVNEINEQTAAFDGTEVPVTVEYEDDGSFSIDVGVPPTAALIKDELGFETGSGVPQEDFVADMTVEQLKKIAEQKLPDLLAYDAKGAAKEVAGTCTSLGVTIEGENPREFKERIDAGEYDEVFASEAAA; encoded by the coding sequence ATGGCTGGAACTATCGAAGTGCTCGTCCCCGGCGGGCAGGCCAACCCTGGCCCGCCGCTCGGCCCCGAACTCGGGCCGACCCCGGTGGACGTGCAGGCGGTCGTCAACGAGATCAACGAACAGACCGCAGCGTTCGACGGGACAGAGGTCCCCGTCACGGTCGAGTACGAGGACGACGGGTCGTTCTCCATCGACGTGGGTGTCCCGCCGACGGCCGCACTCATCAAGGACGAGCTCGGCTTCGAGACGGGCAGCGGCGTCCCGCAGGAGGACTTCGTCGCCGACATGACCGTCGAGCAGCTGAAGAAGATCGCCGAGCAGAAGCTCCCGGACCTGCTCGCCTACGACGCGAAGGGCGCCGCCAAGGAGGTCGCCGGCACCTGCACCTCGCTGGGCGTCACCATCGAGGGCGAGAACCCCCGCGAGTTCAAGGAGAGGATCGACGCAGGCGAGTACGACGAGGTCTTCGCGAGCGAAGCGGCAGCGTAG
- a CDS encoding MinD/ParA family ATP-binding protein: MDIYAVAGADGAGKTATALNVAVAFRADGQYAAVLDADVSENVADLLDTEPEHTLDDVFDGDATIREATIEYELAPENVPEDDLLAYREALADDRRQFRSGEQDLAGTDETAFPDVDTIPVIAGWPSERRLAATDPDELESVLQELVMAYDAIVIDTGGESVAATAPVGVADGVAVVTSPDESHVRTSNGTAIECQRNGARLIGTVVNRADERTTVTAITDEVGVEGVGTIPADERTPALEPVRYSVPDAPAAKAYDRLAESLAEWSRAVEAEADSAADGGGPGASSAQAAPDGESTDAGTGGEEGGTESGDDDDGGGGLLGRFGLD; this comes from the coding sequence ATGGACATCTACGCGGTCGCCGGCGCGGACGGGGCCGGCAAGACGGCGACGGCGCTGAACGTCGCCGTCGCGTTCCGTGCCGACGGCCAGTACGCCGCGGTGCTGGATGCCGACGTCAGCGAGAACGTGGCGGACCTCCTCGATACCGAGCCCGAGCACACCCTGGACGACGTCTTCGACGGCGACGCGACGATCCGCGAGGCGACCATCGAGTACGAACTGGCGCCCGAGAACGTCCCGGAGGACGACCTGCTTGCCTACCGGGAGGCGCTGGCCGACGACCGGCGGCAGTTCCGGTCGGGCGAGCAGGACCTCGCGGGGACCGACGAGACGGCGTTCCCGGACGTGGACACCATCCCGGTCATCGCGGGGTGGCCGTCGGAGCGCCGGCTCGCCGCCACCGACCCCGACGAACTCGAGTCGGTGCTCCAGGAGCTGGTGATGGCCTACGACGCCATCGTCATCGACACGGGCGGGGAATCGGTGGCGGCGACGGCCCCGGTGGGCGTCGCCGACGGCGTCGCGGTGGTGACCTCGCCGGATGAGTCCCACGTCCGGACCTCGAACGGGACCGCCATCGAGTGCCAGCGCAACGGCGCCCGACTCATCGGGACGGTCGTGAACCGCGCGGACGAGCGGACGACCGTCACCGCCATCACCGACGAGGTGGGCGTCGAGGGCGTCGGCACCATCCCGGCGGACGAGCGCACGCCGGCACTCGAACCGGTCCGGTACAGCGTTCCGGACGCGCCCGCTGCGAAGGCGTACGACCGGCTCGCGGAGAGTCTGGCCGAGTGGAGCCGGGCCGTCGAGGCCGAAGCCGACAGCGCTGCCGACGGCGGCGGCCCCGGGGCATCGTCGGCCCAGGCCGCCCCGGATGGCGAGTCCACCGACGCGGGTACCGGGGGGGAAGAGGGGGGAACCGAGTCGGGCGACGACGACGACGGTGGCGGTGGGCTGCTCGGTCGGTTCGGTCTCGACTGA
- a CDS encoding HEWD family protein, whose protein sequence is MVEIVPPTERSCERCDREDVWDDEQGKWVIRTEDGERLVGDRHCIHEWNINGRYSPVRDDGEA, encoded by the coding sequence ATGGTCGAGATCGTGCCACCCACCGAGCGCTCCTGCGAGCGCTGCGACCGGGAGGACGTCTGGGACGACGAGCAGGGCAAGTGGGTCATCCGGACCGAGGACGGCGAGCGCCTCGTCGGGGACCGCCACTGCATCCACGAGTGGAACATCAACGGCCGCTACAGTCCCGTCCGGGACGACGGCGAGGCCTGA
- the prf1 gene encoding peptide chain release factor aRF-1, with translation MSQQEAEQSDKQKYEFKKVIEELKEFEGSGTQLVSIYIPEDRQISDVAQHVTQEHSEASNIKSKQTRTAVQDALTSIKDRLKYYDTYPPDNGMVIFSGAIDSGGGRTEMITRTLESPPQPIESFRYHCDSDFLTEPLEHMLEDQGLFGLVVLDRREANVGWLRGKRVEAVKSASSLVPGKQRKGGQSAQRFARLRLEAIDNFYQEVAGMADDLFVPKRHEMDGILVGGPSPTKDEFLDGDYLHHELQDLVLGKFDVSYTDESGLKDLVDAASDVLADHEVMKDKREMEEFFEELHDGERATYGFSQTRQNLMMGSVDRLLISEDLRQDVVVYDCNGKEEFETVGRRAETPDHECENGAEAEVKEREDAIDHLIEIAEQRGTETKFISTDFEKGEQLMTAFGGVAGILRYSTGV, from the coding sequence ATGAGTCAGCAGGAGGCCGAACAGTCGGACAAACAGAAGTACGAGTTCAAGAAGGTCATCGAGGAGCTGAAGGAGTTCGAGGGGTCGGGCACGCAGCTGGTGAGCATCTACATCCCGGAGGACCGCCAGATCAGCGACGTCGCCCAGCACGTCACCCAGGAGCACTCCGAGGCCTCGAACATCAAGTCCAAGCAGACCCGGACCGCGGTGCAGGACGCTCTCACGAGCATCAAGGACCGCCTGAAGTACTACGACACCTACCCCCCGGACAACGGGATGGTCATCTTCTCGGGCGCCATCGACAGCGGCGGCGGCCGCACGGAGATGATCACCCGGACCCTGGAGTCGCCGCCCCAGCCCATCGAGTCGTTCCGGTACCACTGCGACTCGGACTTCCTCACGGAGCCGCTGGAGCACATGCTCGAGGACCAGGGCCTGTTCGGCCTCGTCGTCCTCGACCGGCGCGAGGCCAACGTCGGCTGGCTCCGGGGCAAGCGCGTCGAGGCCGTCAAGTCCGCCTCGTCGCTCGTCCCGGGCAAGCAGCGGAAGGGTGGCCAGTCCGCCCAGCGGTTCGCCCGGCTCCGGCTCGAGGCCATCGACAACTTCTACCAGGAGGTCGCGGGGATGGCCGACGACCTGTTCGTCCCGAAACGCCACGAGATGGACGGCATCCTCGTCGGCGGCCCCTCGCCGACGAAGGACGAGTTCCTCGACGGCGACTACCTCCACCACGAGCTACAGGACCTCGTCCTCGGGAAGTTCGACGTCTCCTACACGGACGAGTCCGGGCTGAAGGACCTCGTTGACGCCGCCAGCGACGTGCTGGCCGACCACGAGGTGATGAAGGACAAGCGGGAGATGGAGGAGTTCTTCGAGGAGCTCCACGACGGCGAGCGGGCCACCTACGGCTTCTCACAGACCCGCCAGAACCTGATGATGGGGTCGGTCGACCGTCTCCTCATCTCCGAGGACCTCCGGCAGGACGTCGTCGTCTACGACTGCAACGGGAAGGAGGAGTTCGAGACGGTCGGCCGCCGCGCCGAGACCCCCGACCACGAGTGCGAGAACGGCGCCGAGGCCGAGGTCAAGGAGCGCGAGGACGCCATCGACCACCTCATCGAGATCGCCGAGCAGCGCGGCACCGAGACGAAGTTCATCTCCACGGACTTCGAGAAGGGCGAGCAGCTGATGACCGCCTTCGGCGGCGTCGCGGGCATCCTGCGGTACTCGACCGGCGTGTAA
- the cutA gene encoding divalent-cation tolerance protein CutA, with product MPTAYITAPEDAAADLARTLVEERLAACVNRVACDSVYRWEGEVVTDEEVILLAKTTGERYDALVARVEELHPYDVPCVERFDEADVLPAFGEWRAAAVGGEE from the coding sequence ATGCCGACCGCGTACATCACCGCGCCCGAGGACGCCGCAGCCGACCTCGCACGCACGCTCGTCGAGGAGCGCCTCGCCGCCTGCGTCAACCGCGTCGCCTGTGACTCCGTCTATCGCTGGGAGGGCGAGGTGGTCACCGACGAGGAGGTGATCCTGCTGGCGAAGACGACCGGGGAGCGGTACGACGCGCTGGTGGCCCGGGTCGAGGAGCTGCATCCGTACGACGTGCCGTGTGTCGAGCGGTTCGACGAGGCCGACGTGCTGCCGGCGTTCGGGGAGTGGCGCGCCGCGGCGGTCGGGGGCGAGGAGTAG
- a CDS encoding geranylgeranyl reductase family protein — protein sequence MPAETYDVLVVGGGTAGAFAAATAAREGVDVAILERKSEEEAGHIACGDAVKGTSTFPDVIDRERLKRESFTNEEISRALFENPQGGELSIEMQGDGGAVIDRKRYGEILLDEAAKAGADIHYDTVVQDVVQNGQVEGVKTASKGSVTTYEADVTIDAAGALSILQDKTDLSSPTFDTNVSYSQFCSAYREVIEVEEPVDYHDALVFKPTAELGYLWYFPRTRTEINVGLGFQMNKDPMKLVSVLRDDVRSRPEFENATVKDKLGAALPTRRPYDSATAPGFIAVGDAAAHVNPTTGGGIPGAAKAGHWAALEAVEAISEGTTDDEAAFWDYNRKVQTDFGKRFAAMDLYNIWGGTYDVDDLVSVISALPGQQIADVMARDGTASMGLGLKLKTLVKTFGHWGTLLELRKVNSLASDLRDIYDDYPTSPDGFEAWRDRRDAVMDELYEVTGADPKY from the coding sequence ATGCCAGCCGAGACGTACGACGTCCTCGTGGTCGGCGGCGGGACAGCCGGCGCGTTCGCCGCAGCCACGGCGGCCCGGGAGGGGGTGGACGTCGCCATCCTCGAACGAAAGTCCGAGGAGGAGGCGGGCCACATCGCCTGCGGCGACGCCGTCAAGGGCACGTCGACCTTCCCTGACGTGATCGACCGTGAGCGGCTCAAGCGCGAGTCGTTCACCAACGAGGAGATCTCCAGAGCACTGTTCGAGAACCCCCAGGGCGGCGAGCTCTCCATCGAGATGCAGGGCGACGGCGGCGCCGTCATCGACCGCAAGCGCTACGGCGAGATCCTCCTCGACGAAGCAGCGAAGGCCGGCGCCGACATCCACTACGACACCGTCGTCCAGGACGTCGTCCAGAACGGGCAGGTCGAGGGGGTCAAGACCGCCTCGAAGGGGTCCGTGACGACCTACGAGGCCGATGTCACCATCGACGCCGCCGGGGCGCTGTCGATCCTCCAGGACAAGACCGACCTCTCCAGTCCGACCTTCGACACGAACGTCAGCTACTCGCAGTTCTGTTCCGCGTATCGCGAGGTCATCGAGGTCGAGGAACCGGTCGACTACCACGACGCGCTCGTGTTCAAGCCGACCGCCGAGCTGGGCTACCTCTGGTACTTCCCGCGGACGAGGACCGAGATCAACGTCGGCCTGGGCTTCCAGATGAACAAGGACCCGATGAAGCTCGTGAGCGTCCTCCGCGACGACGTGCGCTCGCGCCCCGAGTTCGAGAACGCCACGGTCAAGGACAAGCTCGGTGCGGCGCTCCCCACCCGGCGGCCGTACGACTCCGCGACGGCGCCGGGCTTCATCGCCGTCGGCGACGCCGCGGCCCACGTCAACCCCACGACGGGCGGTGGCATCCCCGGCGCCGCGAAGGCGGGCCACTGGGCCGCGCTCGAGGCCGTCGAGGCCATCTCCGAGGGCACCACGGACGACGAGGCCGCCTTCTGGGACTACAACCGCAAGGTCCAGACCGACTTCGGCAAGCGCTTCGCCGCGATGGACCTCTACAACATCTGGGGCGGCACCTACGACGTGGACGACCTCGTCTCGGTCATCTCCGCCCTGCCGGGCCAGCAGATCGCCGACGTGATGGCCCGTGACGGCACCGCCTCGATGGGACTCGGGCTGAAGCTGAAGACGCTCGTCAAGACCTTCGGCCACTGGGGGACGCTGCTGGAGCTCCGGAAGGTGAACAGCCTCGCGAGCGACCTCCGGGACATCTACGATGACTACCCCACCTCGCCCGACGGCTTCGAGGCCTGGCGCGACCGCCGGGACGCCGTCATGGACGAGCTGTACGAGGTCACCGGCGCCGACCCGAAGTACTAG